The following coding sequences are from one Pararge aegeria chromosome 13, ilParAegt1.1, whole genome shotgun sequence window:
- the LOC120628771 gene encoding uncharacterized protein LOC120628771: MPKRKSDEDSDEYIRRKMRKIEKKLRRRNKRSRRLSSSSNDLESICASPVLSLPKDGLPLIINDEQHGLPTQNVDLENLEPLPGPSSPVLTVSEEYPLDDDILEMLGLTKETRKELLDKHLIPSNCTKLAAPLLNLEIKAALSDTLIGKDKSTEYRQNQIASAISCIGVALTKIFKSDSKDSTIIKPLLEGAQLLCDFQFCESMKRRSLICASIKKEIKSQLYETEIDTYLFGEKLADTLKAAKAISRSASEIKASKPKTTIGRPQSRSLNSKPQPVTSRQPATATVYGTTATTTAATPSTTTAAAAAIAVTTAIQAAAPLSTTLDSHGNVTAVQTYGRKIIREAYARRGVPSNSLDVICASLSNNSEKQYTVAFKQWFSFCDGNNVDYYEASIPKIIYFLTDEFNKGSQYGTLNSYRSALSLIIGTRVSSDDRIRRLFKGFYRLRPPLPKYNITWDTSIALDFLANLYPHNEISLEQLTKKTVTLIALITAHRVQTLSLIRIAQITRCSNMIYIKIPDIIKTSRLGAHQPCLNIPFYQIKPEICPALTLLNYLDITRSLRSDNDDFLFISHKKPNKSVTSQTLSKWIKNTLYESGIDTSIFSAHSTRHASTSAASRLGVNIDVIRSTAGWSGSSHVFGKFYHRGIDNHNTDDFALSILRN; encoded by the exons ATGCCAAAAAGGAAGAGTGATGAGGATAGTGATGAATACATTAGACGCAAGATGaggaaaatagaaaagaaattgCGCAGGCGCAATAAACGTTCTCGTCGTTTAAGTTCAAGTAGCAACGACTTGGAATCAATCTGTGCGTCGCCCGTGCTGTCACTACCTAAAG ATGGCCTACCTTTGATCATTAATGATGAACAACATGGCCTACCCACACAAAATGTGGATCTGGAAAATCTGGAGCCTCTTCCAGGACCATCCTCACCAGTTCTAACTGTTTCGGAGGAATATCCTTTAGACGACGATATCCTCGAGATGCTAG GGCTTACAAAGGAAACTCGCAAAGAACTACTAGATAAACATCTTATTCCTAGTAATTGCACTAAGTTAGCTGCCCcgcttttaaatttagaaataaaagcgGCATTGTCAGACACTTTGATAGGCAAAGATAAGAGCACTGAGTACAGGCAAAATCAAATTGCATCAGCAATTTCGTGCATTGGAGTGGCTCTGACAAAGATATTTAAATCGGACTCAAAAGACTCCACGATAATAAAACCTTTACTTGAGGGTGCTCAATTACTGTGCGACTTTCAATTCTGCGAGTCAATGAAAAGAAGAAGCCTTATTTGCGCCTCTATCAAGAAAGAAATTAAGAGCCAATTGTATGAAACCGAAATTGATACCTACCTATTTGGCGAGAAACTGGCTGATACTCTTAAAGCTGCTAAAGCTATCAGCAGGTCGGCCTCTGAGATTAAAGCATCTAAGCCCAAGACCACAATAGGACGTCCTCAGTCTCGTTCTTTAAACTCCAAGCCTCAGCCGGTGACCAGCAGGCAGCCAG CAACGGCGACAGTATATGGTACCACTGCCACCACCACCGCCGCCACCCCCTCCACCACTACTGCTGCCGCCGCCGCCATTGCAGTCACAACAGCGATCCAGGCAGCAGCGCCCCTATCAACGACGCTAGACTCG CACGGCAACGTTACCGCAGTTCAAACTTATGGCCGGAAAATTATCAGGGAAGCTTATGCCAGAAGAGGTGTACCATCAAATTCATTAGACGTAATCTGTGCTTCTTTATCAAACAATTCAGAAAAACAATACACTGTGGCATTTAAACAATGGTTCAGTTTTTGTGATGGAAATAATGTAGATTATTATGAGGCGTCAATtcccaaaattatttattttctgacaGATGAATTTAATAAAGGGTCTCAATATGGGACACTTAATAGTTACCGTTCCGCCTTGTCATTAATTATAGGAACACGGGTGTCCTCCGATGATAGAATTCGAAGACTTTTTAAGGGCTTTTACAGACTCCGTCCGCCTTTACCAAAATACAATATCACTTGGGATACATCTATCGCATTAGATTTTTTGGCAAATTTATATCCTCATAACGAAATTTCTTTAGAACAattaacaaagaaaacagtGACTTTAATAGCACTCATCACTGCCCATAGAGTGCAGACCTTATCGCTAATAAGGATCGCACAGATTACACGTTGCTCtaatatgatttatataaaaataccggATATAATAAAAACCTCAAGATTAGGCGCCCACCAACCGTGCCTTAATATACCGTTTTATCAGATAAAGCCTGAAATCTGTCCTGCACTTaccttgttaaattatttagatattactcGTTCATTAAGAAGTGATAACGATGATTTCTTATTCATAAGTCATAAGAAACCCAATAAGTCTGTTACCAGTCAAACTTTAAGCAAATGGATAAAGAATACACTCTATGAGAGTGGAATTGACACCTCAATATTCTCTGCCCATTCCACCCGACATGCTAGTACCTCCGCTGCTAGCAGACTCGGTGTGAATATCGATGTAATTAGAAGTACTGCCGGGTGGAGTGGAAGTTCCCATGTGTTTGGAAAGTTCTATCACAGAGGCATTGATAATCATAATACAGATGACTTTGCTTTATCAATCTTAAGaaactaa